From Streptomyces sp. HUAS MG91, the proteins below share one genomic window:
- a CDS encoding DivIVA domain-containing protein gives MPLTPEDVRNKQFTTVRLREGYDEDEVDAFLDEVEAELTRLLRENEDLRAKLAAATRAAAQNQQQGGMRKGPGGPGGPDGPGGPQDQQGPPQGMRGPGAPVPAGISGPPQQQMGGPMGGPPQLPSGAPQLPAGPGGHGPQGGPQGPGPMGQGPMGQQPQLGGPMGGPMGGGGPMGGPQMPQPGQGPGGDSAARVLSLAQQTADQAIAEARSEANKIVGEARSRAEGLERDARAKADALERDAQEKHRVAMGSLESARATLERKVEDLRGFEREYRTRLKSYLESQLRQLESQSDDSLAPPRTPATASLPPSPAPSMAPAGAGAPSYGGNQTMGGNPSAGGPSYGGQQQMSPAMTQPMAPVRPQGPQPMGQAPSPMRGFLIDEDDN, from the coding sequence ATGCCGCTGACCCCCGAGGACGTGCGGAACAAGCAGTTCACGACCGTCCGCCTCCGAGAAGGCTATGACGAGGACGAGGTCGATGCCTTCCTCGATGAGGTCGAAGCCGAACTGACCCGTCTCCTGCGTGAGAACGAGGATCTGCGCGCCAAGCTGGCCGCGGCCACGCGTGCCGCCGCGCAGAACCAGCAGCAGGGCGGTATGCGCAAGGGTCCCGGCGGCCCCGGTGGTCCCGACGGCCCCGGTGGTCCGCAGGACCAGCAGGGTCCCCCGCAGGGCATGCGGGGCCCGGGCGCCCCGGTGCCCGCCGGGATATCGGGCCCGCCGCAGCAGCAGATGGGCGGCCCCATGGGTGGTCCGCCGCAGCTGCCGAGCGGTGCCCCGCAGCTTCCGGCCGGTCCGGGTGGCCACGGTCCGCAGGGCGGCCCGCAGGGTCCCGGCCCGATGGGCCAGGGTCCGATGGGCCAGCAGCCGCAGCTCGGCGGCCCGATGGGCGGCCCCATGGGCGGCGGCGGTCCGATGGGCGGCCCGCAGATGCCGCAGCCCGGTCAGGGCCCCGGTGGCGACAGCGCCGCCCGTGTCCTCTCGCTGGCCCAGCAGACCGCCGACCAGGCGATCGCCGAGGCCCGCTCCGAGGCCAACAAGATCGTCGGCGAGGCCCGCAGCCGCGCCGAGGGTCTCGAGCGTGACGCCCGTGCCAAGGCCGACGCCCTGGAGCGGGACGCGCAGGAGAAGCACCGCGTCGCGATGGGCTCCCTGGAGTCCGCCCGCGCCACGCTGGAGCGCAAGGTCGAGGACCTGCGCGGCTTCGAGCGCGAGTACCGCACGCGTCTGAAGTCGTACCTGGAGTCGCAGCTGCGTCAGCTGGAGTCCCAGTCCGACGACTCGCTGGCTCCGCCGCGCACCCCGGCCACCGCCTCGCTGCCGCCGTCCCCGGCGCCGTCGATGGCTCCCGCCGGTGCCGGTGCCCCCTCCTACGGTGGTAACCAGACCATGGGTGGCAACCCGTCCGCCGGTGGCCCGTCGTACGGCGGCCAGCAGCAGATGTCGCCCGCCATGACGCAGCCGATGGCTCCGGTGCGGCCGCAGGGCCCGCAGCC
- a CDS encoding YggT family protein — protein sequence MGVVLDVVYIALMCFLIVLIFRLVMDYVFQFARSWQPGKAMVVVLEATYTVTDPPLKLLRRFIPPLRLGGVALDLSFFVLMIIVYILITVVSGL from the coding sequence ATGGGCGTGGTTTTGGATGTGGTCTACATCGCGCTGATGTGTTTCCTCATCGTGCTGATCTTCCGGCTGGTCATGGACTATGTCTTCCAGTTCGCCCGCTCGTGGCAACCCGGCAAGGCGATGGTGGTCGTTCTGGAGGCCACCTACACTGTCACTGATCCACCGCTCAAGCTTCTGCGGCGGTTCATTCCGCCGCTGCGTCTCGGGGGCGTGGCGCTCGACCTGTCCTTCTTCGTACTGATGATCATCGTCTATATCCTGATCACTGTCGTGAGCGGGCTGTGA
- the sepF gene encoding cell division protein SepF gives MAGAMRKMAVYLGLVEDDGYDGRGFDPDDDFEPELDPEPERDRRRHEPSHQSHSARSVIEEDEPVRVVQPPAQREPVRPSASLGAESGRPARIAPVASITPERQSLEKNAPVIMPKVVSEREPYRITTLHPRTYNEARTIGEHFREGTPVIMNLTEMDDTDAKRLVDFAAGLVFGLHGSIERVTQKVFLLSPANVDVTAEDKARIAEGGFFNQS, from the coding sequence ATGGCCGGCGCGATGCGCAAGATGGCGGTCTACCTCGGCCTCGTGGAGGACGATGGGTACGACGGCCGGGGGTTCGACCCCGACGACGACTTCGAACCCGAGCTCGACCCGGAACCCGAGCGTGACCGCCGGCGGCACGAGCCGTCGCACCAGTCACACAGTGCGCGTTCAGTGATCGAAGAGGACGAACCGGTACGAGTGGTGCAGCCGCCCGCTCAGCGCGAGCCGGTCCGTCCCTCGGCTTCGCTCGGCGCTGAATCGGGACGTCCGGCACGAATCGCCCCCGTGGCATCCATCACACCTGAACGTCAGAGCCTGGAGAAGAACGCACCGGTGATCATGCCCAAGGTCGTGTCCGAGCGGGAGCCCTACCGCATCACCACGTTGCACCCCCGGACCTACAACGAGGCCCGTACCATCGGGGAACACTTCCGTGAGGGCACTCCGGTGATCATGAATCTGACGGAGATGGACGACACCGACGCGAAGCGACTTGTCGACTTTGCCGCCGGTCTCGTCTTCGGTCTGCACGGAAGCATCGAGCGGGTGACGCAGAAGGTGTTCCTGTTGTCGCCTGCTAACGTCGATGTCACGGCGGAGGACAAGGCCCGCATCGCAGAGGGCGGGTTCTTCAACCAGAGCTGA
- a CDS encoding YggS family pyridoxal phosphate-dependent enzyme encodes MTDLQGRKDELTANLARVEERIAAACAAAGRKREDVTLIVVTKTYPASDVRILSGLGVRHVAENRDQDAAPKAAECADLPLTWHFVGQLQTNKVRSVVGYADLVQSVDRARLVTALSKEAVRAERELGCLIQVALDADEDGRGERGGVGVGGVEELAARVAEAPGLRLDGLMTVAPLTGDYAGRQQAAFERLMDLSTALRAAHPAANMVSAGMSSDLEQAVAAGATHVRVGTAVLGVRPRLG; translated from the coding sequence ATGACGGACCTTCAGGGACGTAAGGACGAACTCACCGCGAACCTGGCCCGGGTGGAGGAACGTATCGCCGCCGCCTGCGCCGCCGCGGGTCGCAAGCGCGAGGACGTCACTCTCATCGTGGTCACCAAGACCTATCCCGCGAGCGACGTCCGGATCCTGTCCGGGCTCGGTGTGCGGCACGTGGCCGAGAACCGTGACCAGGACGCCGCACCCAAGGCGGCCGAGTGCGCGGACCTCCCGCTCACCTGGCACTTCGTCGGTCAGTTGCAGACCAACAAGGTGCGTTCCGTGGTGGGTTATGCCGATCTGGTGCAGTCCGTGGACCGGGCGAGGCTCGTCACGGCGCTGTCCAAGGAGGCGGTACGGGCCGAGCGCGAGCTCGGTTGCCTGATCCAGGTCGCCCTCGACGCCGACGAGGACGGCCGGGGCGAGCGCGGTGGCGTGGGAGTGGGCGGAGTGGAGGAGTTGGCGGCGCGCGTGGCCGAGGCGCCGGGGCTGCGGCTCGACGGACTGATGACCGTCGCGCCGCTCACCGGGGACTACGCGGGCCGGCAACAGGCGGCGTTCGAGCGCCTCATGGATTTGTCGACTGCCCTGCGCGCGGCCCATCCGGCTGCGAACATGGTCTCGGCAGGGATGAGTTCGGATCTCGAGCAGGCCGTGGCGGCCGGAGCGACACATGTGCGCGTCGGTACGGCGGTCCTCGGTGTCCGGCCGAGGCTCGGGTAA
- the pgeF gene encoding peptidoglycan editing factor PgeF — MIGQLDAVPAASPASGAHFAFTDRWGGVSAAPYEELNLGGAVGDDRDAVLRNRELAARELGLEPARVVWMNQVHGPDVAVVDGPWATDAAVPSVDALVTARPGLALAVLTADCTPVLLADPVAGVVAAAHAGRPGMVAGVVPAAVGAMVKLGAEPGRIVARTGPAVCGRCYEVPADMRAEVAEIEPAAYAETSWGTPAVDVTAGVHAQLERLGVHDRRASPVCTLESHDHFSYRRERTTGRLASYVWLD, encoded by the coding sequence GTGATAGGACAGCTCGACGCCGTGCCAGCGGCGTCCCCGGCAAGCGGCGCCCACTTCGCCTTCACCGACCGGTGGGGCGGGGTGAGCGCCGCTCCGTACGAGGAGCTCAATCTCGGCGGGGCCGTCGGCGACGACCGCGACGCCGTGCTCCGCAACCGGGAGCTGGCCGCCCGGGAGCTCGGCCTCGAACCGGCCCGGGTCGTCTGGATGAACCAGGTGCACGGGCCCGACGTCGCGGTGGTGGACGGGCCCTGGGCCACGGACGCCGCCGTACCGAGCGTCGACGCCCTGGTCACCGCACGGCCCGGCCTCGCCCTCGCCGTGCTCACGGCGGACTGCACCCCGGTGCTGCTCGCCGATCCCGTCGCCGGAGTCGTTGCCGCCGCACACGCGGGACGCCCCGGCATGGTCGCGGGGGTGGTCCCCGCCGCGGTCGGGGCGATGGTGAAGCTCGGCGCGGAGCCGGGCCGGATCGTCGCCCGCACCGGGCCCGCGGTCTGCGGGCGCTGCTACGAAGTCCCCGCCGACATGCGGGCGGAGGTCGCCGAGATCGAGCCGGCGGCGTACGCCGAGACCAGTTGGGGCACTCCGGCCGTCGATGTGACCGCCGGTGTGCACGCGCAACTCGAAAGGCTCGGAGTGCACGACCGGCGCGCGTCGCCGGTGTGCACCCTGGAGTCGCACGACCACTTCTCGTACCGCCGCGAGCGCACCACCGGGCGCCTCGCGAGCTATGTCTGGCTGGACTGA
- the ftsZ gene encoding cell division protein FtsZ, with amino-acid sequence MAAPQNYLAVIKVIGVGGGGVNAINRMIEVGLKGVEFIAINTDAQALLMSDADVKLDVGRELTRGLGAGANPAVGRKAAEDHREEIEEVLKGADMVFVTAGEGGGTGTGGAPVVANIARSLGALTIGVVTRPFTFEGRRRANQAEDGIAELREEVDTLIVIPNDRLLSISDRQVSVLDAFKSADQVLLSGVQGITDLITTPGLINLDFADVKSVMSEAGSALMGIGSARGDDRAVAAAEMAISSPLLEASIDGARGVLLSISGGSDLGLFEINEAAQLVSEAAHPEANIIFGAVIDDALGDEVRVTVIAAGFDGGQPPAKRENVISSSSVKREDPAAAARAASAAEPSRPTFGSLGSVTPREELKPEPAEPAPVNEAPSAPVAPPHVPRPSYPDSQAEELDVPDFLK; translated from the coding sequence GTGGCAGCACCGCAGAACTACCTCGCAGTCATCAAAGTCATCGGTGTCGGCGGCGGTGGTGTCAATGCCATCAACCGGATGATCGAGGTCGGTCTCAAGGGCGTCGAGTTCATCGCCATCAACACCGACGCGCAAGCCCTGTTGATGAGCGACGCGGACGTCAAGCTCGACGTCGGCCGTGAACTCACCCGCGGACTCGGCGCCGGAGCCAATCCGGCCGTCGGCCGCAAGGCGGCCGAGGACCACCGCGAGGAGATCGAGGAGGTCCTCAAGGGGGCCGACATGGTCTTCGTCACCGCCGGTGAAGGCGGCGGCACCGGCACCGGCGGCGCGCCCGTCGTGGCCAACATCGCACGCTCGCTCGGCGCCCTCACGATCGGCGTGGTCACCCGCCCGTTCACCTTCGAGGGACGGCGCCGGGCGAACCAGGCGGAGGACGGCATCGCCGAGCTCCGCGAAGAGGTCGACACCCTCATCGTCATTCCGAACGACCGGCTCCTGTCCATCTCGGACCGGCAGGTCTCCGTCCTCGACGCGTTCAAGTCGGCGGACCAGGTCCTGCTCTCCGGTGTCCAGGGCATCACCGACCTGATCACCACCCCGGGTCTGATCAACCTCGACTTCGCCGACGTCAAGTCCGTGATGTCCGAAGCCGGTTCCGCCCTCATGGGCATCGGCTCGGCCCGCGGCGACGACCGCGCGGTGGCGGCGGCCGAGATGGCGATCTCCTCGCCGCTCCTGGAGGCGTCCATCGACGGCGCCCGCGGTGTGCTGCTCTCCATCTCCGGCGGCTCGGACCTCGGTCTCTTCGAGATCAACGAGGCCGCGCAGCTGGTCAGCGAGGCCGCGCACCCCGAGGCGAACATCATCTTCGGTGCCGTCATCGACGACGCCCTCGGCGACGAGGTGCGGGTCACGGTGATCGCCGCCGGCTTCGACGGCGGACAGCCGCCGGCCAAGCGGGAGAACGTCATCAGCTCGTCGTCGGTCAAGCGCGAGGACCCGGCCGCGGCGGCCCGTGCCGCGTCGGCCGCCGAGCCCTCGCGTCCGACCTTCGGCAGCCTCGGCAGCGTCACGCCCCGCGAGGAGCTGAAGCCGGAGCCGGCCGAGCCCGCCCCGGTGAACGAGGCCCCGTCGGCCCCGGTCGCCCCGCCCCACGTGCCCCGGCCGTCCTACCCGGACAGCCAGGCCGAGGAGCTGGACGTCCCGGACTTCCTGAAGTGA
- a CDS encoding FtsQ-type POTRA domain-containing protein, protein MAGSAVTDREDAEAYEAGPPPPRFRRPSVRTLIVTGVLLVLIGAGSIWSLYGSQWLRVERVTISGTEVLTPAQVRDAAAVPVGAPLISVDTDAIADRLRQKLPRIDAVDVVRSWPHGIGLKVTERKPVLIAADERNSGKFVEVDHEGVRFATVDKAPKGVPRLELTPDQRGAAASLRRFGPERLTREAVRVAGLLPAAVARDTRTVKVRSYDDISLELTGGRTVVWGSGEKSAQKVHALAALMKAAPKARHFDVSVPTAPASVGS, encoded by the coding sequence GTGGCCGGATCGGCTGTGACGGACCGAGAGGACGCCGAGGCGTACGAGGCCGGCCCGCCCCCGCCCCGCTTCCGTCGTCCGAGCGTCCGCACGCTCATCGTGACCGGAGTGCTGCTCGTCCTGATCGGGGCGGGCAGCATCTGGTCGCTCTACGGTTCGCAATGGCTGCGCGTCGAGCGCGTCACGATCTCCGGAACCGAGGTCCTGACGCCCGCCCAGGTGCGCGACGCGGCCGCCGTTCCCGTCGGTGCCCCGCTGATTTCCGTCGACACGGATGCCATTGCGGACCGGCTGCGCCAGAAATTGCCCCGAATTGACGCAGTTGATGTGGTGCGTTCCTGGCCGCACGGAATCGGGCTGAAAGTGACGGAACGCAAGCCGGTTCTGATTGCCGCGGACGAGCGAAATTCGGGCAAGTTCGTCGAAGTCGACCATGAAGGCGTGCGTTTCGCGACGGTCGACAAGGCCCCGAAGGGCGTTCCCCGACTGGAATTGACGCCCGATCAGCGGGGCGCGGCGGCCAGTCTGCGCCGTTTCGGCCCCGAGCGTCTGACCCGGGAAGCCGTGCGGGTCGCGGGCCTGCTGCCCGCCGCGGTGGCGCGCGACACCCGGACCGTCAAGGTCCGTTCCTACGACGACATCTCGCTGGAACTCACCGGCGGACGGACCGTCGTCTGGGGAAGCGGCGAGAAGAGCGCGCAGAAGGTACACGCTCTCGCCGCTCTCATGAAAGCCGCTCCGAAGGCACGGCACTTCGACGTGAGTGTTCCCACCGCCCCTGCGTCAGTGGGGAGTTGA
- the murG gene encoding undecaprenyldiphospho-muramoylpentapeptide beta-N-acetylglucosaminyltransferase, which translates to MHVVLAGGGTAGHIEPALALADALRRQDPTVGITALGTERGLETRLVPERGYELALIPAVPLPRKPTPELITVPGRLRGTIKAAEQIMERTKADAVVGFGGYVALPGYLAAKRLGVPIIVHEANARPGLANKIGSRYAAQVAVSSPDSKLRNSRYIGIPLRRTIAMLDRAAVRPEARAAFGLDPNLPTLLVSGGSQGARRLNEVVQRVAPLLQRSGIQILHVVGPKNELPQVQQMPGMPPYIPVPYVDRMDLAYAAADMMLCRAGAMTVAELSAVGLPAAYVPLPIGNGEQRLNAQPVVKAGGGLLVDDAELTPEWIQGNVLPVLADPHRLFEMSRAASEFGRRDADDLLVGMVYEAINSRHQ; encoded by the coding sequence GTGCATGTCGTACTCGCCGGTGGGGGGACCGCCGGCCACATCGAGCCGGCGCTCGCCCTCGCGGACGCCCTGCGCAGGCAGGACCCGACCGTGGGCATCACGGCCCTCGGCACGGAGAGGGGGCTCGAGACACGGCTCGTACCCGAGCGTGGCTACGAACTGGCGCTGATCCCCGCCGTCCCGCTGCCCCGCAAGCCCACCCCTGAGCTGATCACCGTCCCCGGGCGGCTGCGCGGCACCATCAAGGCCGCCGAGCAGATCATGGAGCGGACCAAGGCGGACGCGGTGGTCGGGTTCGGCGGCTATGTGGCGCTGCCCGGCTATCTGGCCGCCAAGCGGCTCGGCGTGCCGATCATCGTGCACGAGGCCAACGCCCGGCCCGGCCTGGCCAACAAGATCGGTTCGCGGTACGCGGCCCAGGTCGCCGTCTCCAGCCCGGACAGCAAGCTGCGCAACTCCCGCTACATCGGCATCCCGCTGCGCCGCACCATCGCCATGCTGGACCGGGCCGCGGTGCGCCCCGAGGCCCGCGCCGCGTTCGGCCTCGACCCGAACCTGCCGACGCTGCTGGTCTCCGGCGGCTCCCAGGGCGCCCGCCGGCTGAACGAGGTCGTCCAGCGCGTCGCCCCGCTGCTCCAGCGGTCCGGCATCCAGATCCTGCACGTGGTCGGTCCCAAGAACGAACTGCCGCAGGTTCAGCAGATGCCGGGTATGCCCCCCTATATCCCGGTACCGTACGTGGACCGGATGGACCTCGCGTACGCCGCGGCCGACATGATGCTCTGCCGCGCGGGCGCGATGACCGTCGCCGAACTCTCCGCCGTCGGGCTCCCGGCCGCCTACGTCCCGCTGCCCATCGGCAACGGCGAACAGCGGCTCAACGCCCAGCCGGTGGTCAAGGCAGGCGGCGGCCTGCTGGTCGACGACGCGGAGCTGACCCCGGAGTGGATCCAGGGCAACGTACTGCCCGTGCTCGCCGATCCGCACCGGCTGTTCGAGATGTCCCGCGCCGCGTCCGAGTTCGGCCGCAGGGACGCCGACGACCTGCTCGTCGGCATGGTGTACGAGGCGATCAACTCGCGTCACCAGTGA